The following proteins are co-located in the Anas platyrhynchos isolate ZD024472 breed Pekin duck chromosome 1, IASCAAS_PekinDuck_T2T, whole genome shotgun sequence genome:
- the NR2C1 gene encoding nuclear receptor subfamily 2 group C member 1 isoform X4 — MATIEELAHQIIEQQMGEITHSQGAVTQTLMDGTAQRIQIVPSDSGLSLPQRIQIVTDQQTGQKIQIVTALDQSSAGKQFILTNHDGSTPSKVILARQDSTPGKVILATPDAAGVNQLFFASPDISAQHIQILTDNSPNEQALNKVFDLCVVCGDKASGRHYGAVTCEGCKGFFKRSIRKNLVYSCRGTKDCVINKHHRNRCQYCRLQRCIAFGMKQDSVQCERKPIEVSREKSSNCAASTEKIYIRKDLRSPLAATPTFVTDNETARSTGLLESGMFVNIHQSGIKSEPTVLMTPDKVEACQGDLSTLANVVTSLANLGKSKDMSQSSTELSMIESLSNGDASLSELQQEEQASSDVTRAFDTLAKALNPGESAACQNSDSVEGSVQLIGGETSMNLVEIEGPLLSDAHVAFRLTMPSPMPEYLNVHYICESASRLLFLSMHWARSIPCFQALGQDNSISLVKACWNELFTLGLAQCSQVMNVATMLTAFVNHLHSSLQQDKLPTDRGKLVMEHIFKLQEFCNSMVKLCLDGYEYAYLKAIVLFSPDHPGLENVVQIEKFQEKAYMEFQDYVTKAYPDDTYRLSRLLLRLPALRLMSAAITEELFFAGLIGNVQIDSIIPYILRMETADYNSQIIGHAV; from the exons ATGGCAACCATAGAGGAACTGGCCCATCAAATTATTGAGCAGCAAATGGGAGAG ATTACCCATTCCCAAGGAGCTGTTACACAAACACTAATGGATGGGACAGCACAACGAATACAGATCGTACCTTCAGATTCAGGCCTCTCTTTACCACAACGTATACAG ATTGTCACAGATCAGCAGACGGGCCAGAAGATTCAGATTGTTACAGCACTTGATCAGAGCTCAGCAGGCAAGCAGTTCATCTTAACAAATCATGATGGCTCTACCCCAAGCAAGGTGATCCTTGCCAGACAAGATTCCACTCCAGGAAAAGTAATCCTAGCAACTCCAGATGCTGCAGGTGTCAACCAACTGTTTTTTGCATCCCCTGATATATCTGCACAACACATCCAG ATTTTAACAGACAACTCTCCCAATGAACAGGCCCTAAATAAAGTGTTTGATCTGTGTGTTGTATGTGGAGACAAGGCATCAG GGCGTCACTACGGAGCAGTAACTTGTGAGGGGTgcaaaggattttttaaaaggagTATACGCAAGAATTTGGTTTATTCATGCCGAGGAACAAAAGACTGTGTTATCAACAAACACCACCGGAATCGATGTCAGTACTGTAGGCTGCAGAGATGCATAGCGTTTGGAATGAAACAAGATT CTGTGCAGTGTGAGAGGAAACCTATTGAAGTGTCAAGAGAAAAGTCTTCAAACTGTGCAGCTTCTACTGAAAAGATCTACATTCGGAAAGATCTTCGCAGTCCATTAGCTGCAACTCCAACTTTTGTAACAGACAATGAAACAGCAAG GTCGACAGGTCTGCTGGAATCAGGAATGTTTGTTAACATTCATCAGTCTGGGATAAAAAGTGAGCCTACTGTGTTGATGACTCCAGATAAG GTTGAAGCCTGTCAGGGAGATTTAAGTACACTGGCAAACGTGGTGACATCATTAGCAAACCTCGGTAAATCCAAAGACATGTCACAAAGCAGTACAGAGCTATCTATGATTGAGAGTTTAAGTAATGGAGATGCGTCATTATCTGAACTCCAGCAAGAAGAACAAGCTAGTAGTGATGTTACAAG GGCCTTTGATACCCTTGCAAAAGCATTAAACCCAGGAGAGAGCGCAGCGTGCCAGAACTCTGACAGTGTTGAAGGCAGCGTCCAGCTGATCGGGGGAGAAACAAGCATGAATCTCGTTGAAATAGAGGGGCCACTGCTCAGTGATGCCCATGTAGCATTCAGG CTCACCATGCCTTCTCCTATGCCTGAGTATCTTAACGTTCACTATATCTGCGAGTCTGCCTCCAGGCTGCTGTTCTTGTCCATGCACTGGGCGCGTTCCATTCCGTGTTTCCAAGCTTTAGG acAGGATAACAGCATATCATTAGTAAAAGCCTGCTGGAACGAACTTTTTACGCTTGGTCTTGCACAGTGTTCACAAGTTATGAATGTGGCGACTATGTTAACTGCGTTCGTTAATCATCTTCACAGCAGTTTACAGCAAG ATAAGCTGCCAACAGACAGAGGAAAACTAGTAATGGAGCATATCTTCAAATTGCAAGAGTTCTGTAACAGCATGGTTAAGCTTTGCCTGGATGGATATGAATATGCATATTTGAAAGCAATCGTACTCTTCAGTCCTG ATCATCCAGGTCTAGAAAATGTGGTACAGATTGAGAAATTTCAAGAAAAGGCTTACATGGAGTTCCAAGACTATGTAACAAAAGCATATCCAGATGATACGTACAG ACTGTCTAGACTCCTTCTCCGATTGCCTGCTCTTAGGCTGATGAGTGCTGCCATCACCGAGGAGCTGTTCTTTGCAGGACTAATCGGAAACGTTCAGATTGATAGCATCATCCCATATATCCTGCGCATGGAGACAGCGGACTATAACTCTCAAATAATTGGTCACGCCGTATAA
- the NR2C1 gene encoding nuclear receptor subfamily 2 group C member 1 isoform X1, translating into MTKQPGLPTKLKGQNQITHSQGAVTQTLMDGTAQRIQIVPSDSGLSLPQRIQIVTDQQTGQKIQIVTALDQSSAGKQFILTNHDGSTPSKVILARQDSTPGKVILATPDAAGVNQLFFASPDISAQHIQILTDNSPNEQALNKVFDLCVVCGDKASGRHYGAVTCEGCKGFFKRSIRKNLVYSCRGTKDCVINKHHRNRCQYCRLQRCIAFGMKQDSVQCERKPIEVSREKSSNCAASTEKIYIRKDLRSPLAATPTFVTDNETARSTGLLESGMFVNIHQSGIKSEPTVLMTPDKVEACQGDLSTLANVVTSLANLGKSKDMSQSSTELSMIESLSNGDASLSELQQEEQASSDVTRSRCPTSRDSKDGIESMAFDTLAKALNPGESAACQNSDSVEGSVQLIGGETSMNLVEIEGPLLSDAHVAFRLTMPSPMPEYLNVHYICESASRLLFLSMHWARSIPCFQALGQDNSISLVKACWNELFTLGLAQCSQVMNVATMLTAFVNHLHSSLQQDKLPTDRGKLVMEHIFKLQEFCNSMVKLCLDGYEYAYLKAIVLFSPDHPGLENVVQIEKFQEKAYMEFQDYVTKAYPDDTYRLSRLLLRLPALRLMSAAITEELFFAGLIGNVQIDSIIPYILRMETADYNSQIIGHAV; encoded by the exons ATGACTAAACAACCAGGTTTACCTACCAAGCTGAAGGGACAGAATCAA ATTACCCATTCCCAAGGAGCTGTTACACAAACACTAATGGATGGGACAGCACAACGAATACAGATCGTACCTTCAGATTCAGGCCTCTCTTTACCACAACGTATACAG ATTGTCACAGATCAGCAGACGGGCCAGAAGATTCAGATTGTTACAGCACTTGATCAGAGCTCAGCAGGCAAGCAGTTCATCTTAACAAATCATGATGGCTCTACCCCAAGCAAGGTGATCCTTGCCAGACAAGATTCCACTCCAGGAAAAGTAATCCTAGCAACTCCAGATGCTGCAGGTGTCAACCAACTGTTTTTTGCATCCCCTGATATATCTGCACAACACATCCAG ATTTTAACAGACAACTCTCCCAATGAACAGGCCCTAAATAAAGTGTTTGATCTGTGTGTTGTATGTGGAGACAAGGCATCAG GGCGTCACTACGGAGCAGTAACTTGTGAGGGGTgcaaaggattttttaaaaggagTATACGCAAGAATTTGGTTTATTCATGCCGAGGAACAAAAGACTGTGTTATCAACAAACACCACCGGAATCGATGTCAGTACTGTAGGCTGCAGAGATGCATAGCGTTTGGAATGAAACAAGATT CTGTGCAGTGTGAGAGGAAACCTATTGAAGTGTCAAGAGAAAAGTCTTCAAACTGTGCAGCTTCTACTGAAAAGATCTACATTCGGAAAGATCTTCGCAGTCCATTAGCTGCAACTCCAACTTTTGTAACAGACAATGAAACAGCAAG GTCGACAGGTCTGCTGGAATCAGGAATGTTTGTTAACATTCATCAGTCTGGGATAAAAAGTGAGCCTACTGTGTTGATGACTCCAGATAAG GTTGAAGCCTGTCAGGGAGATTTAAGTACACTGGCAAACGTGGTGACATCATTAGCAAACCTCGGTAAATCCAAAGACATGTCACAAAGCAGTACAGAGCTATCTATGATTGAGAGTTTAAGTAATGGAGATGCGTCATTATCTGAACTCCAGCAAGAAGAACAAGCTAGTAGTGATGTTACAAG GAGTCGCTGCCCCACCTCAAGGGATTCTAAGGATGGTATTGAAAGCAT GGCCTTTGATACCCTTGCAAAAGCATTAAACCCAGGAGAGAGCGCAGCGTGCCAGAACTCTGACAGTGTTGAAGGCAGCGTCCAGCTGATCGGGGGAGAAACAAGCATGAATCTCGTTGAAATAGAGGGGCCACTGCTCAGTGATGCCCATGTAGCATTCAGG CTCACCATGCCTTCTCCTATGCCTGAGTATCTTAACGTTCACTATATCTGCGAGTCTGCCTCCAGGCTGCTGTTCTTGTCCATGCACTGGGCGCGTTCCATTCCGTGTTTCCAAGCTTTAGG acAGGATAACAGCATATCATTAGTAAAAGCCTGCTGGAACGAACTTTTTACGCTTGGTCTTGCACAGTGTTCACAAGTTATGAATGTGGCGACTATGTTAACTGCGTTCGTTAATCATCTTCACAGCAGTTTACAGCAAG ATAAGCTGCCAACAGACAGAGGAAAACTAGTAATGGAGCATATCTTCAAATTGCAAGAGTTCTGTAACAGCATGGTTAAGCTTTGCCTGGATGGATATGAATATGCATATTTGAAAGCAATCGTACTCTTCAGTCCTG ATCATCCAGGTCTAGAAAATGTGGTACAGATTGAGAAATTTCAAGAAAAGGCTTACATGGAGTTCCAAGACTATGTAACAAAAGCATATCCAGATGATACGTACAG ACTGTCTAGACTCCTTCTCCGATTGCCTGCTCTTAGGCTGATGAGTGCTGCCATCACCGAGGAGCTGTTCTTTGCAGGACTAATCGGAAACGTTCAGATTGATAGCATCATCCCATATATCCTGCGCATGGAGACAGCGGACTATAACTCTCAAATAATTGGTCACGCCGTATAA
- the NR2C1 gene encoding nuclear receptor subfamily 2 group C member 1 isoform X2 yields MTKQPGLPTKLKGQNQITHSQGAVTQTLMDGTAQRIQIVPSDSGLSLPQRIQIVTDQQTGQKIQIVTALDQSSAGKQFILTNHDGSTPSKVILARQDSTPGKVILATPDAAGVNQLFFASPDISAQHIQILTDNSPNEQALNKVFDLCVVCGDKASGRHYGAVTCEGCKGFFKRSIRKNLVYSCRGTKDCVINKHHRNRCQYCRLQRCIAFGMKQDSVQCERKPIEVSREKSSNCAASTEKIYIRKDLRSPLAATPTFVTDNETARSTGLLESGMFVNIHQSGIKSEPTVLMTPDKVEACQGDLSTLANVVTSLANLGKSKDMSQSSTELSMIESLSNGDASLSELQQEEQASSDVTRAFDTLAKALNPGESAACQNSDSVEGSVQLIGGETSMNLVEIEGPLLSDAHVAFRLTMPSPMPEYLNVHYICESASRLLFLSMHWARSIPCFQALGQDNSISLVKACWNELFTLGLAQCSQVMNVATMLTAFVNHLHSSLQQDKLPTDRGKLVMEHIFKLQEFCNSMVKLCLDGYEYAYLKAIVLFSPDHPGLENVVQIEKFQEKAYMEFQDYVTKAYPDDTYRLSRLLLRLPALRLMSAAITEELFFAGLIGNVQIDSIIPYILRMETADYNSQIIGHAV; encoded by the exons ATGACTAAACAACCAGGTTTACCTACCAAGCTGAAGGGACAGAATCAA ATTACCCATTCCCAAGGAGCTGTTACACAAACACTAATGGATGGGACAGCACAACGAATACAGATCGTACCTTCAGATTCAGGCCTCTCTTTACCACAACGTATACAG ATTGTCACAGATCAGCAGACGGGCCAGAAGATTCAGATTGTTACAGCACTTGATCAGAGCTCAGCAGGCAAGCAGTTCATCTTAACAAATCATGATGGCTCTACCCCAAGCAAGGTGATCCTTGCCAGACAAGATTCCACTCCAGGAAAAGTAATCCTAGCAACTCCAGATGCTGCAGGTGTCAACCAACTGTTTTTTGCATCCCCTGATATATCTGCACAACACATCCAG ATTTTAACAGACAACTCTCCCAATGAACAGGCCCTAAATAAAGTGTTTGATCTGTGTGTTGTATGTGGAGACAAGGCATCAG GGCGTCACTACGGAGCAGTAACTTGTGAGGGGTgcaaaggattttttaaaaggagTATACGCAAGAATTTGGTTTATTCATGCCGAGGAACAAAAGACTGTGTTATCAACAAACACCACCGGAATCGATGTCAGTACTGTAGGCTGCAGAGATGCATAGCGTTTGGAATGAAACAAGATT CTGTGCAGTGTGAGAGGAAACCTATTGAAGTGTCAAGAGAAAAGTCTTCAAACTGTGCAGCTTCTACTGAAAAGATCTACATTCGGAAAGATCTTCGCAGTCCATTAGCTGCAACTCCAACTTTTGTAACAGACAATGAAACAGCAAG GTCGACAGGTCTGCTGGAATCAGGAATGTTTGTTAACATTCATCAGTCTGGGATAAAAAGTGAGCCTACTGTGTTGATGACTCCAGATAAG GTTGAAGCCTGTCAGGGAGATTTAAGTACACTGGCAAACGTGGTGACATCATTAGCAAACCTCGGTAAATCCAAAGACATGTCACAAAGCAGTACAGAGCTATCTATGATTGAGAGTTTAAGTAATGGAGATGCGTCATTATCTGAACTCCAGCAAGAAGAACAAGCTAGTAGTGATGTTACAAG GGCCTTTGATACCCTTGCAAAAGCATTAAACCCAGGAGAGAGCGCAGCGTGCCAGAACTCTGACAGTGTTGAAGGCAGCGTCCAGCTGATCGGGGGAGAAACAAGCATGAATCTCGTTGAAATAGAGGGGCCACTGCTCAGTGATGCCCATGTAGCATTCAGG CTCACCATGCCTTCTCCTATGCCTGAGTATCTTAACGTTCACTATATCTGCGAGTCTGCCTCCAGGCTGCTGTTCTTGTCCATGCACTGGGCGCGTTCCATTCCGTGTTTCCAAGCTTTAGG acAGGATAACAGCATATCATTAGTAAAAGCCTGCTGGAACGAACTTTTTACGCTTGGTCTTGCACAGTGTTCACAAGTTATGAATGTGGCGACTATGTTAACTGCGTTCGTTAATCATCTTCACAGCAGTTTACAGCAAG ATAAGCTGCCAACAGACAGAGGAAAACTAGTAATGGAGCATATCTTCAAATTGCAAGAGTTCTGTAACAGCATGGTTAAGCTTTGCCTGGATGGATATGAATATGCATATTTGAAAGCAATCGTACTCTTCAGTCCTG ATCATCCAGGTCTAGAAAATGTGGTACAGATTGAGAAATTTCAAGAAAAGGCTTACATGGAGTTCCAAGACTATGTAACAAAAGCATATCCAGATGATACGTACAG ACTGTCTAGACTCCTTCTCCGATTGCCTGCTCTTAGGCTGATGAGTGCTGCCATCACCGAGGAGCTGTTCTTTGCAGGACTAATCGGAAACGTTCAGATTGATAGCATCATCCCATATATCCTGCGCATGGAGACAGCGGACTATAACTCTCAAATAATTGGTCACGCCGTATAA
- the NR2C1 gene encoding nuclear receptor subfamily 2 group C member 1 isoform X10, which yields MDGTAQRIQIVPSDSGLSLPQRIQILTDNSPNEQALNKVFDLCVVCGDKASGRHYGAVTCEGCKGFFKRSIRKNLVYSCRGTKDCVINKHHRNRCQYCRLQRCIAFGMKQDSVQCERKPIEVSREKSSNCAASTEKIYIRKDLRSPLAATPTFVTDNETARSTGLLESGMFVNIHQSGIKSEPTVLMTPDKVEACQGDLSTLANVVTSLANLGKSKDMSQSSTELSMIESLSNGDASLSELQQEEQASSDVTRSRCPTSRDSKDGIESMAFDTLAKALNPGESAACQNSDSVEGSVQLIGGETSMNLVEIEGPLLSDAHVAFRLTMPSPMPEYLNVHYICESASRLLFLSMHWARSIPCFQALGQDNSISLVKACWNELFTLGLAQCSQVMNVATMLTAFVNHLHSSLQQDKLPTDRGKLVMEHIFKLQEFCNSMVKLCLDGYEYAYLKAIVLFSPDHPGLENVVQIEKFQEKAYMEFQDYVTKAYPDDTYRLSRLLLRLPALRLMSAAITEELFFAGLIGNVQIDSIIPYILRMETADYNSQIIGHAV from the exons ATGGATGGGACAGCACAACGAATACAGATCGTACCTTCAGATTCAGGCCTCTCTTTACCACAACGTATACAG ATTTTAACAGACAACTCTCCCAATGAACAGGCCCTAAATAAAGTGTTTGATCTGTGTGTTGTATGTGGAGACAAGGCATCAG GGCGTCACTACGGAGCAGTAACTTGTGAGGGGTgcaaaggattttttaaaaggagTATACGCAAGAATTTGGTTTATTCATGCCGAGGAACAAAAGACTGTGTTATCAACAAACACCACCGGAATCGATGTCAGTACTGTAGGCTGCAGAGATGCATAGCGTTTGGAATGAAACAAGATT CTGTGCAGTGTGAGAGGAAACCTATTGAAGTGTCAAGAGAAAAGTCTTCAAACTGTGCAGCTTCTACTGAAAAGATCTACATTCGGAAAGATCTTCGCAGTCCATTAGCTGCAACTCCAACTTTTGTAACAGACAATGAAACAGCAAG GTCGACAGGTCTGCTGGAATCAGGAATGTTTGTTAACATTCATCAGTCTGGGATAAAAAGTGAGCCTACTGTGTTGATGACTCCAGATAAG GTTGAAGCCTGTCAGGGAGATTTAAGTACACTGGCAAACGTGGTGACATCATTAGCAAACCTCGGTAAATCCAAAGACATGTCACAAAGCAGTACAGAGCTATCTATGATTGAGAGTTTAAGTAATGGAGATGCGTCATTATCTGAACTCCAGCAAGAAGAACAAGCTAGTAGTGATGTTACAAG GAGTCGCTGCCCCACCTCAAGGGATTCTAAGGATGGTATTGAAAGCAT GGCCTTTGATACCCTTGCAAAAGCATTAAACCCAGGAGAGAGCGCAGCGTGCCAGAACTCTGACAGTGTTGAAGGCAGCGTCCAGCTGATCGGGGGAGAAACAAGCATGAATCTCGTTGAAATAGAGGGGCCACTGCTCAGTGATGCCCATGTAGCATTCAGG CTCACCATGCCTTCTCCTATGCCTGAGTATCTTAACGTTCACTATATCTGCGAGTCTGCCTCCAGGCTGCTGTTCTTGTCCATGCACTGGGCGCGTTCCATTCCGTGTTTCCAAGCTTTAGG acAGGATAACAGCATATCATTAGTAAAAGCCTGCTGGAACGAACTTTTTACGCTTGGTCTTGCACAGTGTTCACAAGTTATGAATGTGGCGACTATGTTAACTGCGTTCGTTAATCATCTTCACAGCAGTTTACAGCAAG ATAAGCTGCCAACAGACAGAGGAAAACTAGTAATGGAGCATATCTTCAAATTGCAAGAGTTCTGTAACAGCATGGTTAAGCTTTGCCTGGATGGATATGAATATGCATATTTGAAAGCAATCGTACTCTTCAGTCCTG ATCATCCAGGTCTAGAAAATGTGGTACAGATTGAGAAATTTCAAGAAAAGGCTTACATGGAGTTCCAAGACTATGTAACAAAAGCATATCCAGATGATACGTACAG ACTGTCTAGACTCCTTCTCCGATTGCCTGCTCTTAGGCTGATGAGTGCTGCCATCACCGAGGAGCTGTTCTTTGCAGGACTAATCGGAAACGTTCAGATTGATAGCATCATCCCATATATCCTGCGCATGGAGACAGCGGACTATAACTCTCAAATAATTGGTCACGCCGTATAA
- the NR2C1 gene encoding nuclear receptor subfamily 2 group C member 1 isoform X6, translated as MDGTAQRIQIVPSDSGLSLPQRIQIVTDQQTGQKIQIVTALDQSSAGKQFILTNHDGSTPSKVILARQDSTPGKVILATPDAAGVNQLFFASPDISAQHIQILTDNSPNEQALNKVFDLCVVCGDKASGRHYGAVTCEGCKGFFKRSIRKNLVYSCRGTKDCVINKHHRNRCQYCRLQRCIAFGMKQDSVQCERKPIEVSREKSSNCAASTEKIYIRKDLRSPLAATPTFVTDNETARSTGLLESGMFVNIHQSGIKSEPTVLMTPDKVEACQGDLSTLANVVTSLANLGKSKDMSQSSTELSMIESLSNGDASLSELQQEEQASSDVTRSRCPTSRDSKDGIESMAFDTLAKALNPGESAACQNSDSVEGSVQLIGGETSMNLVEIEGPLLSDAHVAFRLTMPSPMPEYLNVHYICESASRLLFLSMHWARSIPCFQALGQDNSISLVKACWNELFTLGLAQCSQVMNVATMLTAFVNHLHSSLQQDKLPTDRGKLVMEHIFKLQEFCNSMVKLCLDGYEYAYLKAIVLFSPDHPGLENVVQIEKFQEKAYMEFQDYVTKAYPDDTYRLSRLLLRLPALRLMSAAITEELFFAGLIGNVQIDSIIPYILRMETADYNSQIIGHAV; from the exons ATGGATGGGACAGCACAACGAATACAGATCGTACCTTCAGATTCAGGCCTCTCTTTACCACAACGTATACAG ATTGTCACAGATCAGCAGACGGGCCAGAAGATTCAGATTGTTACAGCACTTGATCAGAGCTCAGCAGGCAAGCAGTTCATCTTAACAAATCATGATGGCTCTACCCCAAGCAAGGTGATCCTTGCCAGACAAGATTCCACTCCAGGAAAAGTAATCCTAGCAACTCCAGATGCTGCAGGTGTCAACCAACTGTTTTTTGCATCCCCTGATATATCTGCACAACACATCCAG ATTTTAACAGACAACTCTCCCAATGAACAGGCCCTAAATAAAGTGTTTGATCTGTGTGTTGTATGTGGAGACAAGGCATCAG GGCGTCACTACGGAGCAGTAACTTGTGAGGGGTgcaaaggattttttaaaaggagTATACGCAAGAATTTGGTTTATTCATGCCGAGGAACAAAAGACTGTGTTATCAACAAACACCACCGGAATCGATGTCAGTACTGTAGGCTGCAGAGATGCATAGCGTTTGGAATGAAACAAGATT CTGTGCAGTGTGAGAGGAAACCTATTGAAGTGTCAAGAGAAAAGTCTTCAAACTGTGCAGCTTCTACTGAAAAGATCTACATTCGGAAAGATCTTCGCAGTCCATTAGCTGCAACTCCAACTTTTGTAACAGACAATGAAACAGCAAG GTCGACAGGTCTGCTGGAATCAGGAATGTTTGTTAACATTCATCAGTCTGGGATAAAAAGTGAGCCTACTGTGTTGATGACTCCAGATAAG GTTGAAGCCTGTCAGGGAGATTTAAGTACACTGGCAAACGTGGTGACATCATTAGCAAACCTCGGTAAATCCAAAGACATGTCACAAAGCAGTACAGAGCTATCTATGATTGAGAGTTTAAGTAATGGAGATGCGTCATTATCTGAACTCCAGCAAGAAGAACAAGCTAGTAGTGATGTTACAAG GAGTCGCTGCCCCACCTCAAGGGATTCTAAGGATGGTATTGAAAGCAT GGCCTTTGATACCCTTGCAAAAGCATTAAACCCAGGAGAGAGCGCAGCGTGCCAGAACTCTGACAGTGTTGAAGGCAGCGTCCAGCTGATCGGGGGAGAAACAAGCATGAATCTCGTTGAAATAGAGGGGCCACTGCTCAGTGATGCCCATGTAGCATTCAGG CTCACCATGCCTTCTCCTATGCCTGAGTATCTTAACGTTCACTATATCTGCGAGTCTGCCTCCAGGCTGCTGTTCTTGTCCATGCACTGGGCGCGTTCCATTCCGTGTTTCCAAGCTTTAGG acAGGATAACAGCATATCATTAGTAAAAGCCTGCTGGAACGAACTTTTTACGCTTGGTCTTGCACAGTGTTCACAAGTTATGAATGTGGCGACTATGTTAACTGCGTTCGTTAATCATCTTCACAGCAGTTTACAGCAAG ATAAGCTGCCAACAGACAGAGGAAAACTAGTAATGGAGCATATCTTCAAATTGCAAGAGTTCTGTAACAGCATGGTTAAGCTTTGCCTGGATGGATATGAATATGCATATTTGAAAGCAATCGTACTCTTCAGTCCTG ATCATCCAGGTCTAGAAAATGTGGTACAGATTGAGAAATTTCAAGAAAAGGCTTACATGGAGTTCCAAGACTATGTAACAAAAGCATATCCAGATGATACGTACAG ACTGTCTAGACTCCTTCTCCGATTGCCTGCTCTTAGGCTGATGAGTGCTGCCATCACCGAGGAGCTGTTCTTTGCAGGACTAATCGGAAACGTTCAGATTGATAGCATCATCCCATATATCCTGCGCATGGAGACAGCGGACTATAACTCTCAAATAATTGGTCACGCCGTATAA